GCTCGTGGCGGTGGCGTGCCGGATCATGGATTTTCTCACCCTGATGGGAATGGGCATGGATGTGGGCGTTGCCGTCTTCATGCCTGTGGACATGAAAATGAATGCGTTTGCGGATCAGTCGGTAGAGCACATCAGCGCCCAAACCGACCAGCATGAGCCCGACCAGGGCTTCCAGAATTTGGGCATAGGCCTGGGGTATGCTGGTGTTGAGCACGACAATCACAGCACCGAAAGCAAGCAGGGTCAGGGTATGGCCCAGCCCCCACATAACCCCCAGCGGCACCGCTTGACGGAAAGTTTTGACCCGCGTCGCCAGAACGGCTACGGCGGCAACATGGTCGGCCTCCAGCGCATGACGCATGCCGAGCAGAAAACCAAGAAACAAAATGCCGCTCATAAAATTACCGACCCTGAGAAGGAATTGATTGAAGCGTCCGTCGATATCACGAACGTGAAGGCACTGCAATGGACTCTAGTAATCAGGCAAAACCTTATGAATAACCCCTGCGCTGAGAAGTTCTTCGCTCGTCGGAAACCAGATATCGGCGTGATCGGTTGTGAAGACCTTGTTCAGGAACTCGGGGGCGATATTTTGCTGCCTGTAGAATTCCAGATCGGTTTTTTGTTCCGCCTTGCGGTCGATGTAGGCGGCCCTGAACTTGCTGTCCAGATAGAATTGATGGAATCCCAACTTGCCCTGGGCACCAAGGTTCCGCACCACCCCGGCAATAAAGGACGTCGTGCAGGCGGATTTGCATTCCTTGAACACATAAGTATTGAGGCCGTGTTTCCTGATCAATCGGGCGACACCCCGCCCCTCGGTAACGCGGCCGCCGTTGCTGCTGAGCACAACACCCTCAACCTCCGGATTTTGTTCCAGAAGCAGGTCCAGTTGCTGGGTGATGCCAATTTTGAAATCCCCTTGCAAATGAATGCGGCGCTTGTCAGCGCTTAACTCCAGGGTGAAGTCGTCAAGATCGATGGTGTCCTGGAGTTTGGGATTAAGGGGTGGCCCATTCGGGTCCGTAAACAGCGACTGAAAGGCACCGAAAATATAAAGAACGCTGATAAACAGACTGACGGCAATGCCCAACTGGGCCAACAGCACCATCATGTATGATCCCCGCTCGCTTACGAAACGTTCACCGGCCCGGATCACCCCGATGATTTGCCAGGCATAAACGATCAGCTGGAAAACAATAAAAAAGAGGATGGTGGCGATGGCCGAAGCGGTCGATTGTTCGGTAAACGGCGGGTGGGTGAAACCTTCAAGATAGGTAATGAGGATTCTTAGGCCCACCAGGTTGACCCAGAAAGACCACGCCAGTGATTGTTTACCCTGCCAATGGGAGCGGATGTATTGCATCTGTTTCTTATAGCAAGAGTATTTGTTCTTCGGGTCAGTTTTCTATAGGTTCCCGCCTCATGAAAGTTGATGACTTCGATTTTGAACTGCCGCCACAGTTTATCGCCCAAAGACCGGTAAG
This genomic window from Rhodospirillaceae bacterium contains:
- a CDS encoding urease accessory protein, with product MSGILFLGFLLGMRHALEADHVAAVAVLATRVKTFRQAVPLGVMWGLGHTLTLLAFGAVIVVLNTSIPQAYAQILEALVGLMLVGLGADVLYRLIRKRIHFHVHRHEDGNAHIHAHSHQGEKIHDPARHRHEHFKGMPARALAVGMMHGLAGSAALVLLTMQTLEPVSTRIVYIVLFGAGSMIGMAVLSAVIAVPMRYVAGSMTWAYNGLSAVLGLFTTGLGLLTITHAGVF